One window of the Leptospiraceae bacterium genome contains the following:
- a CDS encoding beta-ketoacyl-[acyl-carrier-protein] synthase family protein produces MERRVVITGIGVITSNGHGKEEFSQALKQGKSGIRFRKELEELKFGCQVGGWIDKEILEEKAKKYFTEEELLAMNEIMILSSIAGIDAWKDAGFEVPDPKSDYVNWDAGCVIGLGLSGIDTIAEKVIPFIDSGKVRRLGSTMVEQIMMSSLSAKLSGLLALGNNTFSNSSACNTGTEAILLSYERIKRGDAEIMLAGGAESSSKYVWGAFDAMRVLSSKYNDQPERASRPMSASAAGFVPGSGAGILVLESLEHAQKRGARIYAEILGGYLNCGGHRMGGSMTAPNPTSVQICIREAVKRACIQPEEIDAINGHLTATMADPIEVNNWSVALGLPPEKFPYIQSTKSLIGHTLGAAGSIESVAVILQLEQGFLHPSINCEDIHEKIKPFEHRVVRETIYKDVRIFAKASFGFGDVNGCVIYKKWEG; encoded by the coding sequence ATGGAAAGAAGAGTTGTTATTACAGGAATCGGCGTTATCACATCCAATGGTCATGGGAAAGAAGAGTTTTCTCAAGCATTGAAGCAAGGAAAAAGTGGTATTCGATTTCGAAAAGAATTAGAAGAACTCAAATTTGGATGCCAAGTGGGGGGCTGGATTGATAAAGAAATCTTAGAGGAAAAAGCAAAAAAGTATTTTACTGAAGAAGAATTGCTAGCCATGAATGAAATCATGATTCTTTCTTCGATTGCGGGTATTGATGCATGGAAAGACGCAGGATTTGAAGTTCCTGATCCCAAATCAGATTATGTAAATTGGGATGCTGGCTGCGTAATTGGGTTAGGACTTTCAGGAATTGATACGATAGCAGAAAAGGTCATCCCTTTTATTGATTCTGGAAAAGTGCGAAGATTAGGTTCTACTATGGTTGAACAAATCATGATGAGTTCTCTTTCTGCGAAATTGAGTGGTTTGTTAGCTTTAGGGAATAACACATTTTCCAACAGCAGTGCTTGTAATACGGGAACTGAAGCAATTTTATTGTCTTATGAAAGGATAAAACGTGGGGATGCAGAAATCATGTTGGCGGGAGGCGCCGAGTCATCTTCTAAGTATGTTTGGGGCGCTTTTGATGCCATGAGGGTTTTAAGTTCTAAATACAACGATCAACCAGAACGAGCTTCTCGTCCAATGAGTGCGAGTGCAGCTGGTTTTGTTCCTGGCTCTGGTGCAGGTATCTTAGTATTAGAAAGCTTAGAGCATGCCCAAAAACGAGGAGCAAGGATTTACGCAGAAATACTGGGTGGATACCTTAATTGTGGTGGACATCGAATGGGGGGAAGCATGACCGCACCCAATCCTACTTCCGTTCAGATTTGTATTCGTGAAGCTGTGAAAAGAGCATGTATACAACCCGAGGAGATAGATGCCATAAATGGTCACTTGACGGCAACGATGGCTGATCCCATCGAAGTGAATAACTGGTCAGTTGCTTTGGGACTTCCACCTGAGAAATTCCCTTACATACAATCGACGAAATCCTTGATTGGACATACCTTGGGAGCAGCGGGAAGTATTGAGTCCGTAGCAGTGATTTTACAACTAGAACAAGGCTTTTTGCATCCTTCTATTAACTGCGAAGATATCCATGAAAAAATCAAACCCTTCGAACATAGGGTAGTAAGAGAAACTATTTACAAAGATGTTCGGATTTTTGCAAAAGCAAGCTTTGGTTTTGGAGACGTGAATGGTTGTGTGATTTATAAAAAATGGGAAGGATAG
- a CDS encoding beta-hydroxyacyl-ACP dehydratase: MVVDFEIKKKILESIPQKPPFRFIEDIIELSDKHIVGKYTFKKNEYFYDGHFPNNPITPGVIILETMAQTGVVALGIYLEMLKNRPVDKITLFTEATVEFINMVLPEETIFIRGDLIYHRKNKIKSKVEVKKTEGTLVAVGELAGVAIS, encoded by the coding sequence ATGGTGGTTGATTTCGAAATCAAAAAAAAGATTCTAGAGTCTATCCCTCAAAAACCACCCTTTCGTTTCATAGAAGACATCATAGAACTTTCAGATAAGCATATTGTAGGGAAATACACCTTCAAAAAAAATGAATATTTTTACGATGGTCATTTTCCGAACAATCCCATCACTCCTGGTGTAATTATTCTTGAGACTATGGCTCAAACTGGAGTCGTTGCTTTAGGGATTTACTTAGAAATGTTAAAGAATCGACCGGTCGATAAAATAACTTTGTTCACCGAAGCAACTGTGGAATTCATCAACATGGTTTTACCCGAAGAGACTATCTTTATCAGAGGGGATTTGATTTATCACAGAAAAAATAAAATCAAATCAAAAGTCGAAGTAAAAAAAACCGAAGGAACCCTTGTTGCTGTAGGTGAACTTGCAGGAGTAGCAATATCATAA
- a CDS encoding 3-oxoacyl-ACP reductase FabG — protein sequence MSEKKLALVTGASRGIGRAIARELYKKGFLVGIHYHTSQKEAETLKEELGEGLLIQADISTIEGCDKIYDEIKNSKLTLEVLVNNAGFVKDNPIFNASLEEFDKIISTNMRSVWYLTKRLVRFMIRNRSGRIINISSIIGSTGNPTQSIYGMTKAAIDNFTKTAAMEFAEYGILVNSIAPGFIDTDMTKDLPEEHKKKILEKIPLGRMGKPEEIAEVVGFLATSGSYITGTVIHVNGGMYGG from the coding sequence ATGTCAGAAAAAAAATTAGCTTTAGTAACAGGAGCGAGTAGAGGGATTGGTCGTGCGATTGCACGTGAGCTCTATAAAAAAGGTTTTCTCGTGGGAATTCATTATCACACCTCTCAAAAGGAAGCTGAAACCCTAAAAGAAGAATTAGGTGAAGGACTACTCATTCAAGCAGACATCTCTACGATTGAAGGCTGTGATAAAATTTATGACGAAATTAAAAATTCAAAATTGACACTGGAAGTATTAGTCAATAATGCAGGATTTGTAAAAGATAATCCTATATTTAATGCATCATTGGAAGAATTTGATAAAATCATTTCAACGAATATGAGATCAGTCTGGTATTTAACTAAAAGACTTGTTCGATTCATGATACGCAATCGTTCGGGAAGAATCATCAACATCTCATCCATCATCGGAAGCACTGGAAATCCCACCCAGTCCATTTATGGCATGACCAAAGCGGCAATTGATAACTTCACCAAAACAGCAGCAATGGAATTTGCAGAATACGGAATTTTAGTAAATTCTATAGCTCCAGGATTTATCGATACTGATATGACCAAAGATTTACCAGAAGAGCACAAGAAAAAAATCTTGGAAAAGATCCCTCTAGGACGCATGGGAAAACCAGAAGAAATCGCAGAAGTTGTGGGATTTTTAGCAACATCAGGTAGTTATATCACAGGAACGGTAATTCACGTGAACGGAGGTATGTATGGTGGTTGA
- the fabA gene encoding bifunctional 3-hydroxydecanoyl-ACP dehydratase/trans-2-decenoyl-ACP isomerase: MKYHEFLQRTYFDKVELIAFSLGKLIEDPPGELAKLPAPPFLLVDRIVSIEKMGKKGKIIAEKDILLDEWFFQFHFRDDPVMPGSFGIDAIWQLIGFYSCTNGAIGVGRALGAEKIEFEGQVRPWNKIIRYEIEILRYSELREQGVAIAIADGKLFVDGTPIYSIEKARVGIFKNISYKDYPFPTQHSIGGILKK; encoded by the coding sequence ATGAAATATCACGAATTTTTGCAAAGAACTTATTTTGATAAAGTGGAGTTAATTGCTTTTTCTTTAGGGAAATTGATAGAAGATCCCCCAGGAGAATTAGCAAAGCTCCCAGCTCCGCCGTTTTTGTTAGTAGACAGAATCGTATCGATTGAAAAAATGGGAAAAAAAGGAAAAATCATAGCTGAAAAAGATATTCTTCTTGATGAGTGGTTTTTTCAGTTTCATTTCCGAGATGATCCAGTTATGCCGGGTTCTTTTGGAATAGATGCCATTTGGCAATTGATCGGTTTTTACTCTTGCACCAATGGTGCAATTGGAGTTGGAAGAGCATTAGGAGCTGAGAAGATTGAATTCGAGGGTCAAGTTCGTCCATGGAATAAAATCATACGCTATGAGATTGAAATTCTTCGTTACAGTGAATTACGAGAACAAGGGGTCGCCATCGCCATCGCAGATGGAAAGTTATTTGTGGATGGAACTCCCATTTATAGCATAGAAAAAGCTAGAGTAGGTATTTTTAAAAACATATCTTACAAAGATTACCCCTTCCCTACCCAACATTCTATTGGTGGGATACTGAAAAAATAA
- a CDS encoding SDR family oxidoreductase, which produces MSFLGKNYWALILGGSSGFGLASAKRLAKAGMHICIVHRDRKGAMHRIEPEFDQIRKENVKLLTFNLDALSEEGRKTVLDELEKELEATNGKIRTLLHSIAFGNLKLMVRLKKHHNYDPVEKLANALGIEKEKLREVATKLFLEENIDELMYLAKEPEYNQEIFLTDEDFANTIYAMGTSLYTWTKEIFERNLFADDARVLGLTSEGNEVAWRGYAAVSAAKLALESVSRSIAFEFGPYGIRSNILQPGVTDTPALRLIPGSAQMSAHSRLRNPLGRLTTPEDVANVVYVMSLDETSWINGAIIRVDGGERIGS; this is translated from the coding sequence ATGTCATTTTTAGGTAAAAATTACTGGGCATTAATTTTAGGTGGTTCAAGTGGTTTTGGTTTAGCGAGTGCGAAACGTCTGGCAAAAGCAGGAATGCATATCTGCATAGTTCATCGAGATCGCAAAGGGGCAATGCACCGCATTGAACCTGAGTTTGATCAAATCCGTAAAGAAAACGTAAAACTTTTGACTTTTAATCTCGATGCTTTGAGTGAAGAAGGAAGAAAAACAGTATTAGATGAACTCGAAAAAGAACTGGAAGCTACCAACGGAAAAATCAGAACCCTACTTCATTCAATTGCCTTTGGAAATCTCAAGTTAATGGTTCGTTTGAAAAAACATCACAATTACGATCCCGTAGAAAAGTTAGCGAATGCTTTAGGAATTGAAAAAGAAAAACTCAGAGAAGTAGCAACCAAACTTTTTCTCGAAGAAAATATTGATGAATTGATGTATCTAGCTAAAGAACCGGAATATAACCAAGAAATCTTTTTAACAGATGAAGACTTCGCCAACACTATCTATGCAATGGGCACTAGTCTGTATACTTGGACGAAAGAAATTTTCGAAAGGAATCTTTTTGCTGATGATGCAAGGGTATTAGGACTTACCAGTGAAGGAAATGAAGTGGCATGGCGTGGATATGCAGCGGTAAGTGCCGCCAAATTAGCTTTAGAATCAGTTTCACGTTCTATTGCTTTTGAGTTCGGTCCCTATGGAATCAGAAGTAATATTTTGCAACCTGGTGTTACAGACACTCCTGCATTACGTCTTATTCCCGGAAGCGCTCAAATGTCTGCGCACTCAAGATTGAGAAACCCCTTGGGACGTTTGACCACTCCTGAGGATGTGGCAAACGTGGTTTATGTTATGAGTTTAGATGAAACTTCATGGATTAATGGAGCTATCATAAGAGTTGATGGTGGAGAAAGGATAGGAAGTTAG
- the fabD gene encoding ACP S-malonyltransferase, translating into MYSYVFAGQGSQRPGMGSDFYQEFEESKRVFDEASESLGEDLKAICFEENPKLNLTEYTQPSILTMEMAVYEVLKKYQKHGKYFAGHSLGEYSALAAAGVFQLKDAVKIVKKRGQLMQKAVPEGVGSMAALISTDIEQYNYKEILKKHDVDLANINSKDQVVISGYKDKVENAVKEIKTQFPNIDAVFLNVSAPFHSRLMKEIEEEFRDYISQFTARKELCVNVLSNFTGTFHQPETLIENLVRQISGSVDWIQNMKVLIQQGLPIIEIGPNRPLGKFFLTLNHEVPSIINVRSMYKVFPDIEKN; encoded by the coding sequence ATGTATTCTTATGTATTTGCGGGACAAGGTTCTCAAAGACCAGGCATGGGTTCAGATTTTTATCAAGAATTCGAAGAATCCAAAAGGGTTTTTGATGAAGCATCAGAGTCATTAGGGGAAGATCTAAAAGCCATCTGTTTTGAAGAAAACCCAAAATTGAATCTTACAGAATATACTCAGCCAAGTATCTTAACCATGGAAATGGCTGTCTATGAAGTTTTAAAAAAATACCAAAAACATGGTAAATATTTTGCAGGACATAGCTTAGGAGAATATTCTGCTTTAGCAGCGGCTGGTGTTTTTCAACTCAAAGATGCAGTTAAAATTGTCAAAAAGCGTGGACAGTTGATGCAGAAAGCTGTGCCAGAGGGTGTGGGTTCTATGGCAGCCTTGATTTCTACGGATATTGAGCAATATAATTACAAAGAAATCCTAAAAAAGCATGATGTTGATTTAGCGAACATAAATTCTAAAGATCAAGTAGTGATCAGTGGTTATAAAGACAAAGTTGAGAACGCTGTAAAAGAAATTAAAACTCAGTTTCCTAATATTGATGCTGTATTTTTGAATGTTAGTGCACCCTTTCATTCTCGTTTGATGAAGGAAATCGAAGAAGAATTTCGTGATTATATCTCGCAGTTTACTGCCAGAAAAGAACTTTGCGTCAATGTTTTATCAAACTTTACAGGTACTTTCCATCAACCCGAGACTCTGATAGAAAATTTGGTTCGGCAAATCAGTGGCTCTGTTGATTGGATACAAAACATGAAGGTTCTCATCCAACAAGGTCTGCCCATCATTGAGATTGGACCGAACAGACCCTTAGGAAAATTCTTCCTAACACTCAATCATGAGGTTCCATCCATCATCAACGTTCGTAGTATGTATAAAGTTTTTCCTGACATAGAAAAAAATTAA
- a CDS encoding sensor domain-containing diguanylate cyclase translates to MADSEDKIFTFPQEILNYEKKIYDQRQLIEISRALNSTLDYKYLINAVIDVCLAQMQTFSAALFLIHDMDSDYLDLNPDLKGFDLIHPISYYRLKLESRLIEFLKGTNKAYTLLELMAKEQLHNEKEIQILKELGAHLVIPMKAKGNIIGLIVLGEKIVGTEYTHSEKEFLVDLASLGAIAVDNAWLYERATNDLMTGLKNHAYFQSRLKDEREKALKRGTPLYLMMSDVDKFKSFNDTHGHQAGDEVLKAVAKQLQKIAKSPFFAARYGGEEFCLVMPGLTSDQEAYAIGEEYRKSVEALEIPYENKILKVTVSAGIARFEPNLDAKTNKNLIERADKALYECKRRGRNQVIIYSKDLDT, encoded by the coding sequence ATGGCTGATTCTGAGGACAAAATATTTACATTTCCTCAAGAGATTTTAAATTATGAAAAGAAAATTTACGATCAGCGTCAGTTGATCGAAATTTCAAGAGCACTAAATTCAACGTTGGACTATAAGTATCTTATCAATGCTGTCATTGACGTTTGTTTGGCTCAAATGCAAACATTTTCAGCGGCATTATTTCTAATTCATGATATGGATTCTGATTATTTAGATTTGAATCCTGATTTAAAAGGATTTGATTTAATTCATCCTATAAGTTATTATAGGCTTAAATTAGAGTCTCGGCTAATTGAATTTCTAAAAGGAACAAACAAAGCTTATACTTTACTGGAGTTGATGGCAAAGGAACAGCTACACAATGAAAAAGAAATTCAAATTCTAAAAGAATTAGGTGCTCACTTAGTGATCCCCATGAAAGCCAAAGGGAATATAATCGGTCTTATTGTATTAGGTGAAAAGATTGTGGGAACCGAATATACCCATTCAGAAAAAGAATTTCTTGTCGATCTGGCATCTCTAGGTGCTATTGCTGTTGACAATGCATGGTTATACGAAAGGGCAACGAATGACTTAATGACAGGACTAAAAAACCACGCATACTTTCAATCAAGGCTTAAAGATGAAAGAGAAAAAGCACTAAAACGCGGAACTCCTCTATATCTAATGATGAGTGATGTTGATAAATTCAAGAGTTTTAATGATACCCATGGACACCAAGCTGGAGATGAAGTCTTAAAGGCAGTTGCAAAACAACTTCAAAAGATTGCAAAATCTCCTTTTTTTGCCGCTCGCTATGGAGGTGAAGAATTTTGTTTGGTTATGCCGGGATTAACAAGCGATCAAGAAGCGTATGCGATTGGAGAAGAATATCGAAAAAGTGTAGAAGCATTAGAAATCCCTTATGAAAATAAAATACTAAAAGTAACCGTATCAGCTGGGATTGCACGTTTTGAACCAAATCTTGATGCAAAAACCAATAAAAATTTAATTGAAAGAGCTGACAAAGCTTTATATGAATGCAAAAGGAGAGGGAGAAATCAAGTTATTATTTATTCTAAAGATTTGGATACGTAA